In Helianthus annuus cultivar XRQ/B chromosome 9, HanXRQr2.0-SUNRISE, whole genome shotgun sequence, the following are encoded in one genomic region:
- the LOC110877649 gene encoding fructose-1,6-bisphosphatase, chloroplastic: MTTSVGRFKINSKADNNSDAFVTVTEFAGKGGADVGDDLVVLYSHLEYAFKRIAALVASPVNSSLGKSSGDGGDVGSGRDKPKPLDIVSNEILLSCLRNSGKVAVMASEEDDAPVWITDDGPFVVSSSGREGNAKLVAEWQ, encoded by the exons ATGACCACCTCTGTCGGTAGGTTTAAGATTAATTCAAAAGCAGACAACAACAGCGATGCGTTTGTTACTGTTACGGAGTTTGCCGGCAAAGGAGGGGCGGATGTGGGTGATGATTTGGTGGTTTTGTACAGTCACTTAGAGTATGCGTTTAAAAGAATTGCGGCTCTGGTTGCTTCTCCGGTTAATTCTAGCCTTGGGAAAAGCTCCGGCGATGGTGGAGATGTGGGGTCCGGTAGAGATAAACCTAAACCGCTTGACATTGTTTCT AACGAGATCCTCTTATCTTGTTTAAGAAACTCTGGAAAAGTTGCAGTCATGGCTTCCGAAGAAGACGACGCTCCTGTTTGGATAACCGATGATGGCCCTTTTGTGGTG TCTTCCAGTGGAAGAGAAGGGAATGCTAAACTCGTTGCAGAGTGGCAGTAG
- the LOC110877648 gene encoding dynamin-related protein 3A isoform X2 produces MADVPVAPSTPHHQQSPPSAASLGHNVIPIVNKLQDIFAQIGTNFNPIELPQVAVVGCQSSGKSSVLEALVGRDFLPRGSGICTRRPLVLQLVQIDATDEEYGEFLHVPGKRFYDFDEIRREIQAETAREAGGNKGLSDKQIRLKIFSPNVLDITLVDLPGITKVPVGDQPSDIESRIRTMIMSYIKLPTCLILAVTPANSDLANSDALQIAGNADPDGYRTIGVITKLDIMDRGTDARSFLLGKVIPLRLGYVGVVNRSQEDIMLNRTIKDALVAEEKFFRSQPVYNDLADRCGVPQLAKKLNQILVQHIKKLLPGLKSHISATLVSVAKEHASFGELIESKAGMGALLLNILSKYSEAFCSMIEGKNEEMSTSEIFGGARIHYIFQSLFVKRLEEVDPCEDLTDDDIRTAIHNATGPRSALFVPDVPFEVLIRRQIARLLDPSVQCARFVYHELIKMSHRCMVHELQRFPVLRKRIDDVTGNFLRDGLQPSETMIGHIVEIEMEYINSSHPNFIGGSKAVEIAMKEVKSSEAATVQKHKDVAETDKAQQSERSIKSRSFLGRQGNGIATEQHNQAGSQPAGEVEKPISGSTSWGISSFFGGSDSRTSTKSSSANKPFSEPAHTMDHMDYSSSIIHLREPPTVLRPSDVNSDQEAIEIQVTKLLLRSYYDIVRKNIEDYVPKAIMHFLVNHTKRELHNVFIKKLYRDDLFEQLLQEPDDISVKRKRTRELLHVLQQAFRTLDELPLEAETVERGYSLTNNDTMGLPKVHGFPTSTSYPADASRSMDSYNTASPKNQRSLESHSEHSELPRGGILMFGCVRTKSPVE; encoded by the exons ATGGCGGACGTACCAGTGGCTCCTTCAACACCTCATCACCAACAATCTCCACCTTCCGCCGCTTCTCTCGGCCACAACGTGATTCCGATCGTGAACAAACTGCAAGACATATTCGCTCAAATCGGAACCAATTTCAATCCAATCGAGCTCCCTCAGGTTGCGGTTGTAGGTTGCCAGAGCAGTGGTAAATCTAGTGTACTCGAAGCTCTTGTAGGCCGTGACTTCTTGCCTAGAGGTTCTGGTATTTGTACACGCAGACCACTCGTGCTTCAGCTTGTTCAGATTGATGCTACGGATGAAGAGTATGGAGAGTTCTTGCATGTTCCAGGAAAGAGGTTTTATGATTTCGATGAGATTCGCAGGGAAATTCAG GCTGAGACTGCCAGGGAAGCGGGAGGAAACAAGGGTCTCTCCGACAAGCAAATTCGTTTAAAGATTTTTTCACCTAATGTTCTTGACATAACTCTGGTCGATTTACCCGGCATAACAAAAGTTCCTGTTGGTGACCAACCTTCTGACATCGAATCTCGTATCAGAACAATGATAATGTCCTACATTAAACTCCCCACCTGTTTAATACTGGCTGTGACACCAGCAAATTCGGATCTTGCCAACTCAGATGCACTTCAGATCGCCGGAAACGCTGATCCAGATG GTTACCGAACAATCGGTGTGATAACAAAG TTGGACATTATGGACAGAGGTACAGATGCTCGCAGTTTTTTACTGGGAAAAGTGATTCCCCTCCGACTTGGTTACGTTGGTGTCGTAAATCGTAGTCAAGAG GATATTATGCTTAATCGGACGATTAAAGATGCACTTGTGGCTGAGGAAAAATTCTTTCGCAGTCAACCG GTTTATAATGATCTAGCTGATCGTTGTGGAGTGCCCCAATTGGCAAAGAAGTTGAACCAG ATTCTAGTTCAACATATAAAAAAACTGCTACCAGGGTTGAAATCACACATTAGTGCTACATTAGTCTCCGTGGCAAAGGAGCATGCTAGTTTTGGAGAGCTTATAGAGTCAAAG GCTGGCATGGGAGCTCTTCTTTTAAATATTCTATCAAAGTATTCCGAAG CCTTCTGTTCAATGATTGAGGGAAAGAATGAAGAGATGTCTACATCTGAGATATTCGGAGGAGCAAGAATACACTATATTTTCCAGTCACTATTCGTAAAGCGTTTGGAG GAGGTTGATCCATGTGAGGACTTGACTGATGATGACATTCGAACCGCTATACATAATGCAACTGGTCCTAGATCCGCGTTATTTGTGCCAGAC GTTCCTTTTGAGGTTCTGATTAGAAGACAAATTGCCCGTTTGTTAGATCCAAGTGTTCAATGTGCAAGATTTGTTTATCACGAGTTAATCAAG ATGAGTCATCGATGTATGGTACATGAGCTACAACGGTTTCCCGTTCTTAGAAAGCGAATCGATGATGTTACTGGGAATTTTTTACGAGATGGTCTTCAACCTTCCGAGACGATGATTGGGCACATTGTTGAAATAGAG ATGGAATATATAAACAGCTCGCATCCGAATTTTATTGGTGGAAGTAAGGCTGTCGAAATTGCAATGAAGGAAGTCAAGTCTTCTGAGGCTGCAACAGTTCAAAAGCATAAG GATGTTGCTGAGACCGACAAAGCCCAACAATCTGAAAGAAGTATCAAGTCACGCTCATTTCTTGGCCGACAAGGCAATGGAATCGCCACAGAGCAG CATAATCAAGCTGGGTCCCAGCCAGCTGGTGAGGTTGAGAAACCGATATCTG GAAGCACAAGCTGGGGGATCTCATCATTTTTCGGTGGGTCGGATAGTCGAACGTCAACCAAATCGAGTTCTGCAAACAAGCCGTTTAGTGAACCTGCTCATACCATGGATCATATGGATTATTCATCTTCAATTATCCATTTGAGGGAG CCACCAACAGTTTTGAGACCCTCTGACGTCAATTCAGATCAAGAGGCTATCGAGATTCAAGTTACAAAATTATTGCTGAGATCATATTACGATATTGTCAGGAAGAACATTGAGGACTACGTGCCCAAAGCCATCATGCACTTCCTG GTTAACCATACAAAAAGAGAGTTGCACAATGTGTTCATTAAGAAGCTATACAG AGATGATTTATTCGAACAATTGTTGCAAGAACCGGATGATATTTCTGTAAAGAGAAAGCGGACACGTGAGTTGCTGCATGTTCTCCAGCAAGCGTTTCGG ACACTGGATGAACTGCCACTAGAAGCGGAGACAGTGGAAAGAGGCTACAGCTTGACCAATAATGATACAATGGGTCTCCCTAAAGTTCACGGTTTTCCTACATCAACATCGTATCCTGCTGATGCTAGTCGTTCGATGGACTCTTACAACACCGCTTCACCAAAGAATCAAAGATCACTTGAGTCCCATTCAG AACATAGTGAATTACCTCGAGGAGGGATCTTGATGTTTGGATGTGTGAGAACAAAGTCACCCGTCGAATGA
- the LOC110877648 gene encoding dynamin-related protein 3A isoform X1 has product MADVPVAPSTPHHQQSPPSAASLGHNVIPIVNKLQDIFAQIGTNFNPIELPQVAVVGCQSSGKSSVLEALVGRDFLPRGSGICTRRPLVLQLVQIDATDEEYGEFLHVPGKRFYDFDEIRREIQAETAREAGGNKGLSDKQIRLKIFSPNVLDITLVDLPGITKVPVGDQPSDIESRIRTMIMSYIKLPTCLILAVTPANSDLANSDALQIAGNADPDGYRTIGVITKLDIMDRGTDARSFLLGKVIPLRLGYVGVVNRSQEDIMLNRTIKDALVAEEKFFRSQPVYNDLADRCGVPQLAKKLNQILVQHIKKLLPGLKSHISATLVSVAKEHASFGELIESKAGMGALLLNILSKYSEAFCSMIEGKNEEMSTSEIFGGARIHYIFQSLFVKRLEEVDPCEDLTDDDIRTAIHNATGPRSALFVPDVPFEVLIRRQIARLLDPSVQCARFVYHELIKMSHRCMVHELQRFPVLRKRIDDVTGNFLRDGLQPSETMIGHIVEIEMEYINSSHPNFIGGSKAVEIAMKEVKSSEAATVQKHKDVAETDKAQQSERSIKSRSFLGRQGNGIATEQHNQAGSQPAGEVEKPISGSTSWGISSFFGGSDSRTSTKSSSANKPFSEPAHTMDHMDYSSSIIHLREPPTVLRPSDVNSDQEAIEIQVTKLLLRSYYDIVRKNIEDYVPKAIMHFLVNHTKRELHNVFIKKLYRDDLFEQLLQEPDDISVKRKRTRELLHVLQQAFRTLDELPLEAETVERGYSLTNNDTMGLPKVHGFPTSTSYPADASRSMDSYNTASPKNQRSLESHSGEWNSPFSGHFEMSGNKSCLLCRKA; this is encoded by the exons ATGGCGGACGTACCAGTGGCTCCTTCAACACCTCATCACCAACAATCTCCACCTTCCGCCGCTTCTCTCGGCCACAACGTGATTCCGATCGTGAACAAACTGCAAGACATATTCGCTCAAATCGGAACCAATTTCAATCCAATCGAGCTCCCTCAGGTTGCGGTTGTAGGTTGCCAGAGCAGTGGTAAATCTAGTGTACTCGAAGCTCTTGTAGGCCGTGACTTCTTGCCTAGAGGTTCTGGTATTTGTACACGCAGACCACTCGTGCTTCAGCTTGTTCAGATTGATGCTACGGATGAAGAGTATGGAGAGTTCTTGCATGTTCCAGGAAAGAGGTTTTATGATTTCGATGAGATTCGCAGGGAAATTCAG GCTGAGACTGCCAGGGAAGCGGGAGGAAACAAGGGTCTCTCCGACAAGCAAATTCGTTTAAAGATTTTTTCACCTAATGTTCTTGACATAACTCTGGTCGATTTACCCGGCATAACAAAAGTTCCTGTTGGTGACCAACCTTCTGACATCGAATCTCGTATCAGAACAATGATAATGTCCTACATTAAACTCCCCACCTGTTTAATACTGGCTGTGACACCAGCAAATTCGGATCTTGCCAACTCAGATGCACTTCAGATCGCCGGAAACGCTGATCCAGATG GTTACCGAACAATCGGTGTGATAACAAAG TTGGACATTATGGACAGAGGTACAGATGCTCGCAGTTTTTTACTGGGAAAAGTGATTCCCCTCCGACTTGGTTACGTTGGTGTCGTAAATCGTAGTCAAGAG GATATTATGCTTAATCGGACGATTAAAGATGCACTTGTGGCTGAGGAAAAATTCTTTCGCAGTCAACCG GTTTATAATGATCTAGCTGATCGTTGTGGAGTGCCCCAATTGGCAAAGAAGTTGAACCAG ATTCTAGTTCAACATATAAAAAAACTGCTACCAGGGTTGAAATCACACATTAGTGCTACATTAGTCTCCGTGGCAAAGGAGCATGCTAGTTTTGGAGAGCTTATAGAGTCAAAG GCTGGCATGGGAGCTCTTCTTTTAAATATTCTATCAAAGTATTCCGAAG CCTTCTGTTCAATGATTGAGGGAAAGAATGAAGAGATGTCTACATCTGAGATATTCGGAGGAGCAAGAATACACTATATTTTCCAGTCACTATTCGTAAAGCGTTTGGAG GAGGTTGATCCATGTGAGGACTTGACTGATGATGACATTCGAACCGCTATACATAATGCAACTGGTCCTAGATCCGCGTTATTTGTGCCAGAC GTTCCTTTTGAGGTTCTGATTAGAAGACAAATTGCCCGTTTGTTAGATCCAAGTGTTCAATGTGCAAGATTTGTTTATCACGAGTTAATCAAG ATGAGTCATCGATGTATGGTACATGAGCTACAACGGTTTCCCGTTCTTAGAAAGCGAATCGATGATGTTACTGGGAATTTTTTACGAGATGGTCTTCAACCTTCCGAGACGATGATTGGGCACATTGTTGAAATAGAG ATGGAATATATAAACAGCTCGCATCCGAATTTTATTGGTGGAAGTAAGGCTGTCGAAATTGCAATGAAGGAAGTCAAGTCTTCTGAGGCTGCAACAGTTCAAAAGCATAAG GATGTTGCTGAGACCGACAAAGCCCAACAATCTGAAAGAAGTATCAAGTCACGCTCATTTCTTGGCCGACAAGGCAATGGAATCGCCACAGAGCAG CATAATCAAGCTGGGTCCCAGCCAGCTGGTGAGGTTGAGAAACCGATATCTG GAAGCACAAGCTGGGGGATCTCATCATTTTTCGGTGGGTCGGATAGTCGAACGTCAACCAAATCGAGTTCTGCAAACAAGCCGTTTAGTGAACCTGCTCATACCATGGATCATATGGATTATTCATCTTCAATTATCCATTTGAGGGAG CCACCAACAGTTTTGAGACCCTCTGACGTCAATTCAGATCAAGAGGCTATCGAGATTCAAGTTACAAAATTATTGCTGAGATCATATTACGATATTGTCAGGAAGAACATTGAGGACTACGTGCCCAAAGCCATCATGCACTTCCTG GTTAACCATACAAAAAGAGAGTTGCACAATGTGTTCATTAAGAAGCTATACAG AGATGATTTATTCGAACAATTGTTGCAAGAACCGGATGATATTTCTGTAAAGAGAAAGCGGACACGTGAGTTGCTGCATGTTCTCCAGCAAGCGTTTCGG ACACTGGATGAACTGCCACTAGAAGCGGAGACAGTGGAAAGAGGCTACAGCTTGACCAATAATGATACAATGGGTCTCCCTAAAGTTCACGGTTTTCCTACATCAACATCGTATCCTGCTGATGCTAGTCGTTCGATGGACTCTTACAACACCGCTTCACCAAAGAATCAAAGATCACTTGAGTCCCATTCAGGTGAGTGGAATTCACCTTTTTCTGGCCATTTTGAGATGAGTGGAAACAAAAGTTGCCTTTTATGTAGAAAAGCTTAA